gtatCTTTGTTATCTTCTGcctcttcttccaccactgtcctAACTTTGTATTCATCCAATACAGACTGTTTCAGACGTGCTGCCAAACACTTAAGCTCACTTTGCAAATTAGCAGCAGTTGCATTGCTGTCAAACTTGAGTACGCATTTGCTCAACCCTTGAAAAGCAGTATAAGGCAGACCTGATAAACAAACTTGGGTAAATGTCTTGGGTCAAGCAGAGCCATGTCTGCATAGAGGGAACCATGGGATAGAAAACGCCTTTGGAGGCTCCATGTAACTGTGTCCATCACCTGGTTATGGACCTCTGCTTCATAGGCAGTGTTAGCATTTCCCATCCATCATCTTTGTTCTCCTCATCCTTTTCTCTGGAAGAACTTCTTCCACTTCCCTATCACATTCCTCCTCAGACAATTTTGTATTTGcccactgaacaaaaacatcagcagctttCTTCACTGACTCAAAATCTTGTGACATGTTCTTGAGGGCATTTTCAGTTGTCAGAGCCCTTCGGTGAGCAGTCAAGATGTCTAAACCATGCGTCTGCAAGTATTTAGAGAGTGGTGATGTGACTTCAAAGATCCTGACGAAAAGCTGAGCAGTCAGAACTGTCTCAAACCTCATTAAACCCTCCTAATACCCTTTTGCTTTGACACGTGTTGATGTCTTCAGGTTAAACTGGCCTTCAATATTTTTCAGTGCCCTGATGACATCAGTTCAGACACACTGGTCTGGCTTCCCAAAGACCCAAAAATCTTCCTCAAGGCAACATCCTTGGCTCACCACCTTGTTTCTCCAATCATGGAAAGACGGTTATGTCGACTGTCTTGACTTTCCTGCTCCCACACATTCATCCTCTGGTATGACTCACGAAAGAAGACAGCAATATCGTTCATTAGTGAGAACAAGGATCCACTGGCAATACCCACTTCAGTTGTGTCAGCCAAAACCAGGTTTAACACATGTGCATAACACCACACATGCACTTGGTTTGGCGCTTTCGAGGACAACAGAGCGGAAAAACCTTTGTATTGGCCTTGCATGTTGGATGTGCCATCAGTGGCATTACTGATGCAGTTTCTGATCTCCAATTCAAATTTCTCAAGGACATCCGCAAGGACCGTGACAAAATATTGGCTAGTTGATGCTTCACACTTCACCACTGCAAGAAGCCTTTCCTGAACTCTGTCTTTGACATACCTTAAgaccagtggcggtgcgtcaatagtgggcgcttgggcgccgcccaccctgactttttgagttaaaaaacgttatatatacaacataattgaaataagaaatgtaccgtgtttatgggttaaatgtgtatgggagaccactgtcaagaaccgctaaaatgtgtccggacataatatattgccattcgctttttctgagaataggcaggtcggctaccgtccgtgggcgccaataacatgggagtctataggagagcttatacttttctcagtcattttagcaaggatagcttttcattgggggatgaaacttagatctgtgggcgctaatctttgcgcccacagccaatggcattgtttcttagttcaatgtgacattcttagatacgcgattggactattttggcgaatcagcatcgttatcattccctaaccacaagcgtaaagagcagcaccgtagctagctgaaacttagattgagtgaatatggcgacatcgatggctgagaactccgtgcaagctctacttaaaacaccgtttcatcgactatcagatgtcgaaaagaagaaattgaaagacttgggacccgagcgtccggatttaaacattcaacagacgaccactgatcgcgggagaacctacactcggactttctcctcaaacttgtatgctaagcggaattggttagctggttgtacagtgagcaatgcctttttttgtttcccttgtctgttatttcaaagtcctgggactgaaacactttggactacaaccgggatgaaggatctaaagcacttcacacaaaaatgtaagaagcatgaatgtggccgcagccacctaaccaactgtcttaagctaaacctctttGGAAGACTGAGCATTGCCGAGCAGCTGGATGAAGGATACCGAATTGGCATTCGGAAACATAATgaagaggtgagaaaaaacCGACACATCCTCTCCAGAATAATAGACTGTGTGAAGTTCTGTGGTGCCTTTGAGTTGGCCCTTCGTGGCCATGACGAGAGCGAAAACTCGGAGAACCCAGGTATTTTTCGTGGCTTGGTGGACGTCGTTGCATCACTGGACGGTGTACTGAAAGAGCATCTGGAGAGCGCAACTGTCTTTAAGGGAACATCCAAAACAGTCCAGAATGAACTTCTTGACTGTATGCTGTCTGTTGTGAGGGAAAAGATCATCAGTGAAGTTCAAAGCAGCGATTTTCTATCGATCCAAGCAGATGAAACCACGGACATTAGCACACAAGCCCAACTTGTGCTTGTGCTTCGCTACATCAACGATAAGAATCTGGTGGAAAGATTCTTTGAGTTCATCCCTCTGCAGTCGGCTACAGCAGAGACCATTGCCGATGCTTTAAAAGAACGCCTTGCTGCCATCCTCCCAGGTGAGCAGAAAAGTGAGCAGAAAAGTAAACTCATCTGCCAGGCATATGACGGTGCTAGTGTAATGAGGGGTGCCACTTCAGGAGTTCAGAAGAGAATCCGGGATGACTACCCAACAGCCCACTATATCCACTGCTATGCCCATCAGCTCAATCTTATCATGCAACAGGCTACCTCCCAcgtagtcaaagtcaaaaactttttttccGACCTGGGTGGATTTTCTGCGTTTTTTTCAAGATCCCCCAAGCGGACCAGTGTGCTTGATGAGGTAGTGGCCCATAGACTACCAACAGCCAGCACTGTGAGATGGAACTTTCACAGCCGTGCCGTCAATACTGTGTTTGAGCAAAGAGAACACCTCGTTGAATGCTTTGAAAGAATTCGAGCATCAGGTGGCTTTGATGACAAGACCAGCCAAGAAGCAGGAGGCTACATCAGGCTACTGGAGGATCCTCAGTTCAACTTCTTCCTGCaactgtttcataaaataatgccaCACGTGGACGTCCTCTATGCCAAGCTCCAGAAGAGAGACATAGATTCAGTCCATATAGAAAGATGCATCCAGCAGTTCCAAGAGGACATACAAAAAATCAGGTAATCTCATTGTTATTCTGTAAGCGTAGTCAGTGCATTCTTTCACTTGTACCATAGTTATAAGATAAAcatgatttgtaaattattgttatttttatttacagagatTCTCTCCATGCAATGGTGGTGGAGCAAAGCAGTGGCTCTCAGCAGCCGAGGAAGCGCCGGGCTGTGTCGGAAGATGAGCTTAGAAGGATTGCTGCTGAGGTGAGTGTCAAAATCAGCAGATGCCTGTGTTACAGTTAAATCCATGCAAATaggtttgatatacagtatatttgagtTAATAACATGGCTGGAGTTCAATATTTAGAGACTGAAATACTGAGTTCTTTGGTGGTAGGGGGTGTGCTTGACCATAGGGGTATGGCcatacaaatgttaatgtcatgGCTTCAGACATAGGCCAACCATCAGGGTCTGATTGCTCTGGCACGTAGACCAACAAAAGCCAGGAACCAAATCTGATAGCTCTGGTTCTtagacacacaaaagcaaagaacCAAGTCTGATaggtttaaacataaacaaaaggctAAGCTTGATTGCTCTGACCTGGTGCTATGCAAACTAAGAGTGTGGGTCTATTTGAGATGTAGTTTGGTGTGTAAGATTATggtctgatttaaataaatcatctaaACTTAACCCAGACTAAGACTTGGCTTTAAGTGATCTGATATTTCCCACAACttatctgtctctcctctctctctctctatatatatatttatctgtagGTATGTGACACCATACTTGGACACACCAAGGAACGCTTTGCCTTCAAAGACCACCTCATCAGTGCCACCTTACTGCAGGGCAACCAGTTTGAATGCTACCTCAAGGTATTCCCTGAAGTTGCTTTGGCCACCACATTGAAGGCCTATCCAATTCTGGATGGAGGCAAGCTGAAGACAGAGCTTGGCCTCATCTATGGCACAGACGAATTCAGATCCTGCCGTAGTGCTGTGGATCTTTTCCAGTTGTTCATGGAAAACAATCTATCTGAGGTATTTTCAGAGACAGTTACACTGCTGAAAATCATGATCACAACTCCCATGAccactgctgaggctgagaggtgtttttcaactctgaaaaggattaaaaccttCCTCAGGAACACCATGAGTCAGGAGAGACTGAATGCCTTAGCCATGCTCTCAATGGAAAAAAGGCTGGTCACAGACATGATTGACTTTAACCAGAGAGTTATTGAGGAATTTGCCAgcttgaaagagaggagggctaAATTTCTTTACAAGTAGTGGGGCCTACTCTGGcacataaatgtcaaatgtgatgaataTGTGTCTGAATACTAATCTAAACCTAGTTCCAATGTTTGTAAtgagcagtgtgtttttgtttaataaatctttgtttttcaatatattctactgaatctcttttgtgggttattttctcattgcggagtgctatttaaaccgtgccgcccaactgcgcccccccaaaaaaaatgttcaccagccgccactgcttaAGACTATAGAGCACTGGTCTTGGGTTGTGTCGATCTGCACTGAAAACATCTGAACCTCTCTAAACTCTTTTGCAATGGTCTCCTGTAAGTTGCTGCACTGTAGAGAAGACTTTATTCACAGTGGTATTGGACAAAAAAGTCACAAGAGAGCCTCGACCCTGATCTCCTGTTTGATGCACCTTCTTACTTTTCTCAATGCACTCAGTGAGATGCTCCTTCAAACATACATCATATTTCCCAAGAAGAATTACAAGCTCCAAAAAGTTCCCATGGTCAATACTCAGGTCATCCAATTTGTAAGCTGCTTCAGATTGTGTCCCTCTATAGCTAAGTCCTCTCTTACCAATGACTTTAACTATTTCAACAACTCGTGCCAATACTTGCCGTCTTTTCCTTATTTGGTCTCTGTGGGACACTATTTGGGGACCATGTAGCAGACTGGCTATATCAGCTTTTGATGCACGTAAAAAATATGCTTCAGCACACACCCTATGCATGGCCCCCCTTTCATGCTCCTCTACTCTTTGATTGACATGCTTCCAGTTCTGCATTCCACTTATGAAGGGATTTGTTTCATATGGCTTGGAAAATGCCAAACACACTGTTCAATATAATGTGTGACTCTCCTCACAGTATGTGAGCCATTTGCGATTTGTGCCATCTTTACAAATGAACactctctgcagagacagattttTGGGCTTTGCTGGGGGTGATAAGCAAAAAATTGTTCCAGGCTGTTACTGTCTGACTTTGGGCGTTTGAAATGTTGTGATGCCGAGCATCCTGGCGCATCCTGGCACTTCCCTGAACTTCCCTGCACTCCCCCTGTCATCTTTTGAGCTGCAACTATCTTTTTCAGCCTGAATTAACAAATGATAAatacatgcatatatatatatatatatatatatatatatatatatatatatatatatatatatatatatattgatacaGTTGctgatatatacatatatatatatgttgttaGGCAATGTACATAGCCAGTTGATTGCAAAACATCAGATGCTTATCCTTAAGAAAACTATTCAATATTTCTTCTATATCTTAACTTTTAATAAACTATACTGTCCAAGTATGAAAAAGACAATGGCTGTGCCTTTGCTACTTTTAATTAGGCTCTGCCAATTcggaaaaaaagaggacagaatagtgtttgcatattttttgtCATCTTCCCTTTTTGTTGCATATCAGACATGACActgaaaatgattgaaatgaTCACGCACTACCCAAAATTACggtgttattttattattttccatattgCAGTTTGTTTGTGATATTTCACGCATTAACGTTGTCAGCCACAAACACGTCAGGTTGGCTGCCCTGAATCGTGCTGAAAACTCGATGTTTATAGCAACATAACCCAAATAAATAGGTGAGCCTATTATAGTCTAGCCTACTGATGTACTAGGTGCTTCTGCAACTTACCAGCGCCTCTAGCTCTTCTGCGCTCGTCTGTCCCTGCACTACCAGGGGATGCTTCGTCTCAACCTCCTTCTCTTGGCCGTCCTCCGCagcttttgacattttgatgcgcccgtctccaatgatttggcCTTCTTCTCTTTCGCCTTCTCCCAGCCACTTTTGTCTTTACGC
Above is a genomic segment from Eleginops maclovinus isolate JMC-PN-2008 ecotype Puerto Natales chromosome 2, JC_Emac_rtc_rv5, whole genome shotgun sequence containing:
- the LOC134873325 gene encoding zinc finger MYM-type protein 1-like, whose protein sequence is MRGATSGVQKRIRDDYPTAHYIHCYAHQLNLIMQQATSHVVKVKNFFSDLGGFSAFFSRSPKRTSVLDEVVAHRLPTASTVRWNFHSRAVNTVFEQREHLVECFERIRASGGFDDKTSQEAGGYIRLLEDPQFNFFLQLFHKIMPHVDVLYAKLQKRDIDSVHIERCIQQFQEDIQKIRDSLHAMVVEQSSGSQQPRKRRAVSEDELRRIAAEVCDTILGHTKERFAFKDHLISATLLQGNQFECYLKVFPEVALATTLKAYPILDGGKLKTELGLIYGTDEFRSCRSAVDLFQLFMENNLSEVFSETVTLLKIMITTPMTTAEAERCFSTLKRIKTFLRNTMSQERLNALAMLSMEKRLVTDMIDFNQRVIEEFASLKERRAKFLYK